One genomic region from Bacillus aquiflavi encodes:
- a CDS encoding acyl-CoA dehydrogenase family protein, with translation MRNKHFLFDDMLPEEIFTPEDFHEEHKMLADTTMKFINHKVMPALEKIEKQQFSETIRLMKEAGDLGLISADIPEEDGGLDLGKVSAAIISEIMALGRSFSITFGGQTGIGALPIAYFGTEKQKQIYLPRILAGEMIAAYALTEPSSGTDAMSIKTKAVLSTCGTYYVLNGEKQWITNSAFADVFIVYAKVNGEKFTAFIVEKDYEGVTTSTEEKKMGLNGSSTRSLILDNVKVPADNIIGEVGRGHVIAFNVLNIGRHKIAASSLGTAKRSLELAVKYANERKQFGRLLSNFNLIKDKIATMATKIYANESVIYRTAGAIQTGFENMKKTGAHFAETIAQYVVECSINKIMSTEILDFVVDEAVQIHGGYGYMAEYEVETLYRDSRINRIFEGTNEINRILIASTLLKEYMQATQKENDADGLLREERMLLQQMKKLYHSTIFNVQENALHHFNIEQEVAAFITDVVISIYAIESVILRTEKAIKTSTQEHVRQKIDYTKLFVYETSQLIGLKALNISHHIRAEDTFSKMASQLIMKCPENIVDLKRRIADTVIASEKYISREKAVF, from the coding sequence CATAAAGTGATGCCCGCACTAGAGAAAATTGAAAAGCAACAATTTTCGGAGACGATACGGCTTATGAAAGAAGCAGGTGATCTCGGCTTAATTAGTGCAGATATTCCAGAGGAAGATGGAGGACTTGACCTAGGTAAAGTAAGCGCGGCAATCATTTCAGAAATAATGGCTCTTGGCCGCTCATTTTCAATTACTTTTGGCGGACAGACTGGCATTGGTGCGTTACCGATCGCTTATTTTGGCACAGAAAAACAAAAGCAAATCTACTTGCCACGTATTTTAGCAGGTGAAATGATCGCCGCGTACGCCTTGACAGAGCCTTCCTCTGGAACGGATGCAATGAGTATAAAGACAAAAGCGGTTTTATCAACATGCGGCACATATTATGTCTTAAATGGTGAAAAGCAATGGATTACAAATTCAGCGTTTGCAGACGTATTTATCGTATATGCAAAAGTGAATGGAGAAAAATTTACCGCTTTTATCGTTGAGAAAGACTACGAGGGTGTGACAACTAGTACTGAAGAGAAGAAAATGGGGCTAAATGGTTCGTCTACACGCTCACTTATTTTAGATAACGTAAAAGTACCAGCAGATAATATTATCGGTGAAGTCGGTCGTGGACATGTGATCGCATTTAATGTTTTAAATATTGGCCGTCATAAAATCGCCGCGTCCTCATTAGGAACAGCAAAGCGTTCGCTCGAACTTGCAGTAAAATACGCAAATGAACGAAAACAGTTCGGACGGCTATTATCGAATTTTAACTTAATAAAAGATAAAATTGCCACTATGGCGACAAAAATATATGCAAATGAAAGTGTCATTTATCGAACAGCAGGGGCAATACAGACAGGATTTGAAAACATGAAAAAGACAGGCGCTCATTTTGCTGAAACAATTGCCCAGTATGTTGTTGAATGTTCAATTAATAAAATCATGTCGACTGAAATATTAGATTTTGTCGTTGATGAAGCGGTGCAAATTCACGGTGGATACGGATATATGGCAGAATATGAAGTCGAGACACTGTATCGTGATTCGCGAATCAACCGAATCTTTGAAGGGACAAATGAAATCAATCGAATCTTAATTGCGTCAACATTATTAAAAGAGTACATGCAGGCAACGCAAAAAGAAAATGATGCAGACGGTCTGCTGCGGGAAGAAAGAATGCTCCTTCAGCAGATGAAAAAGCTCTATCATTCAACGATATTCAATGTGCAGGAAAATGCTCTGCATCATTTTAACATTGAACAAGAAGTAGCTGCATTCATTACTGATGTAGTCATTAGTATATATGCAATCGAAAGTGTCATTTTAAGAACAGAAAAGGCAATAAAAACTTCCACGCAAGAACATGTTCGTCAAAAAATTGACTATACGAAATTATTTGTCTATGAAACATCTCAATTAATCGGGCTTAAAGCGTTAAACATTTCCCATCATATACGGGCAGAAGATACATTTTCTAAGATGGCAAGTCAGCTTATCATGAAATGTCCCGAAAATATCGTCGATTTAAAACGAAGGATTGCTGATACAGTAATTGCATCGGAAAAGTATATTTCCAGGGAAAAGGCTGTTTTTTAA